Part of the Atribacteraceae bacterium genome, CGGCTTCGTCTACTACGCGGGCTGAAGGGTAGTCGTAGGCCGTAGCTGTGGTGATTTTATCGCCTTTGACTTTCATTTCCTGTAAGGTTCGGGTGGTTATTTTCATTTTCCTATACCTCGTCTGAAAAACATGGTGAACGGTGATCGGTGAACGGTGAATAGTGATCGGTGATGGGGAAATTCGACGACGACGACCCTGCCGACTGGTCGACTCCTTATGTGATGTCTTTTCCCGGCCAAAAAAAAGCCTTCTGACTATGTCAGAAGGCCGAAGAAAAACTCAATTCCGTCCTTCTGTCTCGGTCCATTAGTCTTGGCTCCAAGCAGATTTCTTGTGACGGTTAAGAATTCCGGTTACTTTTGGGCGTATTTTTCGGGTACAGTTTGTGGATTACAATACTGTCCCAGCCCGCTTCGCCACTTATTTTACCACAACGTTTTTTGAAGTGGCAAGGGAAAATTGTGGGAGCAATTGCGGGACCTGAGGTTGAAAAAAGCGAGGAGGTATGATACATAATCGGACGTTGCGTGTTGTAATGGAAAGATAAAGATGATATCGTCCACATTACAGAAAGGACCTAGACTCGGCCATGACCCAAGTGTCCCCTGTCCATCCTACCATCGATCTCCATATTGGTGTGAAAAGTGATCCGATCATATACCGCTATTCCTACGAGTGGTTGTTTGATTTGATGGCGGAAGAGGAGATTTATCACCTTCAGCTGGGAACGTTTTTCGAGTTGTTTTCTCTGCCCGATGGGTATTTTCTACGACTCAAGGAAAGTGCCGCACAACGGGGAATCGTCATCTCCAGTGTCTTCAGTGCCTATCGGGAACTGGGAGGATTTTTCTCCGAAGACCCGGATCTCCGTCAGGTGACGATTCGAAATTACCGGCGGTTGATCGAAGTGGCGGCGGTGCTGGGTGCCGCGTCGGCCGGAACTTCGGCGGGTGCTGTTTTGCGTGACCGCCTGTCTTACCGAGAACAGGGGATCCGCGCCTACATCGAAGGAATGAAAGATCTATTGCACTACGCCCGGGATTGTGGTCTGTCCTGTCTGACCAGTGAACCTATGTCCTGTTATGCCGAACCGCCGGTCAGTTCCCGGGAAATCCGTTCTCTCGGAGAAGAACTGGTGAGCTATCATCGGGCACATTCTTCAACAACGGCTAGCTATGGTTACTGTTCCGACGTGTCCCATGGCTGGGCCGACCGACATGAGCAGATCGTCGAGGATAACCTCACTCTCTTTCAGGCTTCATTTCCCTATCTTTACGAATTTCACTTCAAGAATACCGATAAAATCTACCACAAAACCTTCGGTTTCGAGCCGGAAAACCTCTCACATGGGATTATCGACGTTCGCTGGATTCGTAAGCTTCTGATCGAACATCGACATGTTCTCCCTCAGGAAACGATCGTCGGATATCTGGAACACCCCGGTCCCAAACTGGGACGCGACTATTCCGACATCACCCTGGAGCGGTCCCTCCGGGAATCCCTTCGCCATTTGAAACGGGAGTTTATTGGCTGATCTGTCGGTGTGAAGGACAGAGAGTTGGGAAACTAAGTCGCGTAAGGGAAATAACGTTCATGGGAGTGTATCGTGAATGATCCTCAACGGATAAATCGCATCCAAACACTCATTGATCAGTTGCATAAAGGAATAACGAGTACCGAGAACGAAAAAAGGAAGGTCAATTGGGATTCCTTTGCGGGGCTACCGGGAATCTTCGTCCGTCATCTTCCCCAAAAGGGCGGCAACAAAATCCCCTTCATTGCCGATCTGGACCGGGAAATGTGGGCGGCAGTTCTTGAGGCGGATCTCCGGGAAGTGTACGGCGATCCGCTCTGTTACCTGGAATTTGAGTTGCGTAGGAAGCTTTTTGCCTTTCAAAATTTTCTCGACGACAATCCCCTGACTGATCGAGTGACCATGTGGTTCGGGGTGGGTTTTTGTGAGAGCGTGCTGGGTATCCCCCAGGAACCAGCCCAGGCTACCCAGGAGCCCTGGGTGGGAAAAAACCGGCTGATTGGCGACCCAATTGACCTGGATAGCCTTGAGGTCCCTGATTTTATGATCAACGAACGAGCTCGTTTCGCCCGGGAGTGGTATGAACGGTTGAAAAGCGCCGCGGGGGAAGACGTAGAAATCGTCTTTCCAGAATGGGATTTTGGCCCCCTGGGGATCGCGACTCACGTGCGGGGTACGGAAGACTTCGTTATCGATTGTATCGAGGATGGCGATTTTGTGCATGACTTGAT contains:
- a CDS encoding TIM barrel protein — encoded protein: MTQVSPVHPTIDLHIGVKSDPIIYRYSYEWLFDLMAEEEIYHLQLGTFFELFSLPDGYFLRLKESAAQRGIVISSVFSAYRELGGFFSEDPDLRQVTIRNYRRLIEVAAVLGAASAGTSAGAVLRDRLSYREQGIRAYIEGMKDLLHYARDCGLSCLTSEPMSCYAEPPVSSREIRSLGEELVSYHRAHSSTTASYGYCSDVSHGWADRHEQIVEDNLTLFQASFPYLYEFHFKNTDKIYHKTFGFEPENLSHGIIDVRWIRKLLIEHRHVLPQETIVGYLEHPGPKLGRDYSDITLERSLRESLRHLKREFIG
- a CDS encoding uroporphyrinogen decarboxylase family protein, giving the protein MNDPQRINRIQTLIDQLHKGITSTENEKRKVNWDSFAGLPGIFVRHLPQKGGNKIPFIADLDREMWAAVLEADLREVYGDPLCYLEFELRRKLFAFQNFLDDNPLTDRVTMWFGVGFCESVLGIPQEPAQATQEPWVGKNRLIGDPIDLDSLEVPDFMINERARFAREWYERLKSAAGEDVEIVFPEWDFGPLGIATHVRGTEDFVIDCIEDGDFVHDLMSFLYEAKVSWSKGRAAHLGCQPQTLYLANDDVNVPLISPEVYRYFVFPYEQKISRYHGGIDYWHSCGRIDPLLGDVQQLPGLKMVHISPWTNLEKAVEIAHPDLVLEVVLHPIDEVLKATPEQMTGKLEWIRNVCQDRLYTVRADAFQVYTTLEQDLEKVWTWIERCRALFG